A region of the Flavobacteriaceae bacterium MAR_2010_188 genome:
CCTCAATATACTTTAGAAGAAGCCGACAAGCAAGAGAGAGGTACTGAGATTATACTTCATATATCTGATGAAGAAAAAGAATTTTTAGAGGAATCTAAAATCAGAGGCTTACTCAAAAAGTATAACAAGTTTATGCCAATCCCAATTAAATTCGGGACTAAGGAAGTAAATGATCCTGAACATAAGCCAAAAAGCAAAAAGGACAAAGATGGTAAGGAAACAACTGACCCACAAAAAAAGATAAAGTTAGATGACATTATCAATAACCCTGATCCAGCTTGGACAAAACAACCTGCGGATTTAAAGGATGAAGATTACAAGGAATTTTACCGAGAGCTGTACCCAATGCAATTCGAGGAGCCTCTATTTCATATTCATCTAAACGTAGATTATCCCTTTAATCTTACTGGGATTTTATATTTCCCTAAGATGACCAATGATCTTAATGTTCAGAAGGATAAGATTCAACTGTATCAAAATCAGGTTTATGTGACTGATAATGTTGAAGGAATTGTACCTGAGTTCTTGACGATGCTTAGAGGTGTTATCGATTCTCCAGATATTCCCTTGAATGTATCTCGTTCTTATCTCCAGGCAGATGGTGCGGTTAAAAAAATTGCGTCTTACATTACTAGAAAAGTTGCAGATAAATTAAAATCCCTCTTCAACGAAAATCGTGAAGATTTCGAGAAGAAATGGGATGACATTAAGATTGTTATAGAATACGGAATGCTTTCTGAAGATAAATTTTTTGAAAAGGCAGATCCATTTTTCTTATATCCAACCGTAGATGGTAAATATTTTACCTACGATGAGCTTTACAATAAGATAAAAGCAAATCAAACCGATAAGGATGATAAATTGGTGATTTTATATGCTTCGGACAAAGAATCTCAGCACAGTTATATTGAAAATGCGAAAGCTAAAGGATATGAAGTCTTGTTATTGGATTCTCCAATCGTTGGACATCTTATCCAAAAACTAGAAACATCTAAAGAGAAAATATCTTTTGCGAGAGTCGATGCAGACCACGTTGATAATTTAATCAGCAAAGACGATACTAAGATTTCTAAGTTATCAGACGACGAGAGAAAAGCATTGGACGAACTTTTAAAAGATGTGGTTCCTGGTGATAAGTTCACGGTCCAGCTTGAAGCAATGGACAGCAACTCTGCGCCATTTATTATCACTCAACCAGAGTTTATGCGTAGAATGAAGGAGATGCAAGCGACCGGAGGTGGCGGAATGTTCGGAATGGGGAATATGCCAGATATGTACAATCTGGTAGTGAACACCAACTCTGAACTGATAACCGAAATCGTGAATACCAAAACAAGGAAGAAACAAGAACGTTTAATTACTCAGAGCTTGGACTTGGCCAGATTATCTAAAGGTTTACTTAAAGGTGAAGAGTTGACCAATTTTATAAAACGGTCTTATGAAATGATTAAATAAACTTTCAATTTAATTTGAAATACTGAAGCCGCCTTATTTTATAGGGCGGTTTTTTATTTGAAGATTATTCGTTTCTAGATTTTGAGGCTA
Encoded here:
- a CDS encoding molecular chaperone HtpG, which gives rise to MTKGNINVSVENIFPLIKKFLYSDHEIFLRELVSNATDATLKLKHLTNIGEAKVEYGNPIIEVKIDKKKKQLHIIDQGIGMTAEEVEKYINEVAFSGAEEFLDKYKDKMDGAGIIGHFGLGFYSAFMVSDKVEIITKSYKDEPAAHWTCDGSPQYTLEEADKQERGTEIILHISDEEKEFLEESKIRGLLKKYNKFMPIPIKFGTKEVNDPEHKPKSKKDKDGKETTDPQKKIKLDDIINNPDPAWTKQPADLKDEDYKEFYRELYPMQFEEPLFHIHLNVDYPFNLTGILYFPKMTNDLNVQKDKIQLYQNQVYVTDNVEGIVPEFLTMLRGVIDSPDIPLNVSRSYLQADGAVKKIASYITRKVADKLKSLFNENREDFEKKWDDIKIVIEYGMLSEDKFFEKADPFFLYPTVDGKYFTYDELYNKIKANQTDKDDKLVILYASDKESQHSYIENAKAKGYEVLLLDSPIVGHLIQKLETSKEKISFARVDADHVDNLISKDDTKISKLSDDERKALDELLKDVVPGDKFTVQLEAMDSNSAPFIITQPEFMRRMKEMQATGGGGMFGMGNMPDMYNLVVNTNSELITEIVNTKTRKKQERLITQSLDLARLSKGLLKGEELTNFIKRSYEMIK